TTCTCAGCAGCCTCAAACACaaatatgcatgcatatataggcTTACTTATTACCATTGAGTGTACATGTCTAATACGACGGTTTTTTCACCGGCAGATTTGACGATGGGCCAGAAAGTGTCCTTATTGACCTCGGTGACCTGGCCCACAGTTGCTGTAGGGCCCGCAGTGTCCAAGCTCGACCTCACCCTAAACGCTCTACTCCTCCTCCGCCTCTTCTCACCGCCATTAATACTGACATAGACTCCGTCGGAGGAGGAGCACCCTCTTGATACACCGGCAAGTGCGGATGAAGGCACGATCGAGTGCTTCGCCGAGCACGGTAACGATGGCAGGGGGCGAATCGAGGAAGGAGAGAATGAGAATCGAAGCGAAGACATTGTTTCAAGCAAA
This genomic stretch from Tripterygium wilfordii isolate XIE 37 chromosome 22, ASM1340144v1, whole genome shotgun sequence harbors:
- the LOC119990976 gene encoding thioredoxin F-type, chloroplastic-like isoform X2, which gives rise to MSSLRFSFSPSSIRPLPSLPCSAKHSIVPSSALAGVSRGCSSSDGVYVSINGGEKRRRRSRAFRVRSSLDTAGPTATVGQVTEVNKDTFWPIVKSAGEKTVVLDMYTQWCGPCKVIAPRFKELSEKYLDVVFLKLDCNQDNRLFWLILAAIGEGAWYKGGSYLQDSEGQ
- the LOC119990976 gene encoding thioredoxin F-type, chloroplastic-like isoform X1, with amino-acid sequence MSSLRFSFSPSSIRPLPSLPCSAKHSIVPSSALAGVSRGCSSSDGVYVSINGGEKRRRRSRAFRVRSSLDTAGPTATVGQVTEVNKDTFWPIVKSAGEKTVVLDMYTQWCGPCKVIAPRFKELSEKYLDVVFLKLDCNQDNRPLAKELGIRVVPTFKILKDSEIVKEVRGAKIDDLVHAIETVRSS